A genomic region of Pseudomonas frederiksbergensis contains the following coding sequences:
- the rpmH gene encoding 50S ribosomal protein L34 produces MKRTFQPSTIKRARTHGFRARMATKNGRAVLSRRRAKGRARLAV; encoded by the coding sequence ATGAAACGTACTTTCCAACCAAGCACTATCAAACGCGCTCGTACCCACGGTTTCCGTGCTCGCATGGCTACCAAAAACGGCCGTGCCGTCCTGTCGCGTCGTCGCGCCAAAGGTCGTGCGCGTCTGGCAGTTTGA